A single window of Leclercia adecarboxylata DNA harbors:
- the proA gene encoding glutamate-5-semialdehyde dehydrogenase has translation MLEQMGAAAKAASYKLALLSSREKNRVLEKIAEFLEAQSHEILLANEQDLLEARRNGLSEAMLDRLALNPARLKSIADDVRQVCSLADPVGQVIDGGLLDSGLRIERRRVPLGVIGVIYEARPNVTLDVASLCLKTGNAAILRGGKETWRTNAATVKVIQQALEECGLPAGAVQAIESPDRALVNEMLRMDKYIDMLIPRGGAGLHKLCREQSTIPVITGGIGVCHIFVDDTAEFEPALKIIVNAKTQRPSTCNTVETLLVHQNIADRFLPALSQQMAQSGVTLHADINALTPLQAGPAKVEEVKAEQYDDEFLSLDLNVKVVADLDDAIAHIRAHGTQHSDAILTRTLSNANRFVNEVDSSAVYVNASTRFTDGGQFGLGAEVAVSTQKLHARGPMGLEALTTYKWVGFGDDTIRA, from the coding sequence ATGCTGGAACAAATGGGCGCCGCTGCCAAAGCCGCCTCGTACAAACTGGCGCTCCTTTCCAGCCGCGAGAAAAACCGCGTGCTGGAAAAAATCGCAGAGTTTCTGGAAGCCCAGTCACACGAGATCCTGCTCGCCAATGAGCAGGATTTATTAGAAGCCCGCCGCAACGGCCTGAGCGAGGCGATGCTCGATCGCCTGGCTTTAAACCCCGCGCGCCTGAAAAGCATTGCCGACGACGTGCGTCAGGTATGCAGCCTGGCCGATCCGGTCGGGCAGGTGATTGACGGCGGACTGCTGGACAGCGGCCTGCGCATTGAACGTCGCCGCGTGCCGCTAGGCGTGATCGGTGTGATCTACGAAGCGCGCCCGAACGTGACTCTTGATGTCGCCTCCCTGTGCCTGAAAACCGGCAACGCCGCTATCCTGCGCGGCGGGAAAGAGACCTGGCGCACCAACGCCGCAACGGTAAAAGTGATCCAGCAGGCGCTGGAAGAGTGCGGCCTGCCCGCCGGTGCGGTGCAGGCGATTGAAAGCCCGGATCGTGCCCTGGTCAACGAGATGCTGCGGATGGACAAATACATCGACATGCTGATCCCGCGTGGCGGGGCAGGGCTGCACAAGCTGTGCCGCGAGCAGTCGACGATCCCGGTGATCACCGGCGGTATTGGGGTGTGCCATATCTTTGTCGATGACACGGCCGAGTTTGAACCGGCCCTGAAGATCATCGTCAACGCCAAAACCCAGCGCCCGAGTACCTGTAACACGGTGGAGACGCTGCTGGTGCATCAGAATATCGCCGATCGCTTCCTGCCAGCCTTAAGCCAGCAGATGGCGCAAAGCGGCGTCACCCTGCACGCCGATATCAATGCGCTGACCCCGCTGCAAGCGGGCCCGGCGAAGGTTGAGGAAGTGAAAGCAGAGCAGTACGACGACGAGTTCCTGTCGCTGGATCTGAACGTGAAGGTGGTTGCCGATCTGGACGATGCCATCGCCCATATTCGCGCCCACGGCACCCAGCACTCGGATGCGATCCTCACCCGCACCCTGAGCAACGCCAACCGTTTTGTGAACGAAGTGGACTCTTCAGCCGTTTACGTAAACGCCTCCACCCGCTTTACCGACGGCGGCCAGTTTGGCCTCGGGGCTGAAGTCGCGGTCAGCACCCAGAAGCTGCACGCGCGCGGCCCAATGGGGCTGGAAGCGCTGACCACCTACAAGTGGGTCGGCTTCGGTGACGATACCATTCGGGCGTAA
- a CDS encoding EAL domain-containing protein, which produces MHKFFVTDDISGPDLEPKRTATLIKRALVLMFSLLSVLFIIAIIALLTIVRNINQDSDKHSAMLLEKAIHNRVDTLTTHIKDYAWWGEAYQHLHPRVDTDWAYTRQNMGATLWRDFEYEGLFVLDGNGQTRYSVVDGKLVKDSLQSWLGDDPLPELIQKINKPDAIPLSSTVVMRNGHPALVAAARITTGDDARIPVVPGPASVLVFVDVLDDRKLIALGEEYGITQTRVQHKGTTKLAGRRGVATLPIDGQQITFEWKSEDPGRELLRYILPLLILLALCTAIPGVMLGRNALKKARMYDENTFLLAQNRLALTASERRFRDVAEATTDWIWETDAELRFTWLSERFPGITGHSISAWIGRPLSEFMAADNQSLAEWITQPGQTGHRRLLHCRYLSVMGHQRYCHIAIKPVVTPEGITGYRGTATDVTLEVEAQARVEYLSRHDELTGLPNRVRMREFLEGKLRAQPTQAHPLAMLSLDLDKFKPVNDLFGHSAGDTVLHEVSARLRHCIRDYDLVARQGGDEFILIISDIHDRRYIDTLCERIIAELTRPFLINGNEIVIGASIGIAIAPHDAVDAGELLRFSDIALYKAKSTGRNRWVFYTPEMAEQMVQRREMEQSLRDGIKKEQFRLVYQPRYGHDSSRIIAVEALIRWDHPELGLIMPDQFISLAEETGLIIPLSDWVLKTACRDAQQSLHGLSVSVNISAVEFQSWQVVDRIRDALQQSQLDPARLEIEITENATLWNPENSLEIMLALKKLGVKLLMDDFGTGYSSLSYLRNFPFDGIKLDKSFIDGMPESDSANTIVENIIGLGKAFSLSITAEGVETEGQLQKLMMMKCDETQGYLISRPLSLAALQEQIAALDSAAQGRVEQNSQG; this is translated from the coding sequence ATGCATAAATTTTTTGTCACCGATGACATATCCGGCCCGGACCTCGAGCCGAAAAGGACAGCGACCTTAATCAAACGCGCCCTGGTGCTGATGTTTTCCCTGCTGTCAGTGCTGTTTATCATCGCCATCATCGCGCTGCTGACGATCGTGCGAAACATCAATCAGGACAGCGACAAGCACAGCGCCATGCTGCTGGAAAAGGCGATCCATAACCGGGTTGATACGCTCACCACCCACATCAAAGACTACGCCTGGTGGGGCGAAGCCTACCAGCATCTTCATCCGAGGGTGGATACCGACTGGGCCTATACCCGTCAGAACATGGGGGCCACGCTGTGGCGCGATTTTGAGTATGAAGGGCTGTTCGTGCTGGACGGTAACGGGCAGACCCGTTACAGCGTGGTTGACGGCAAGCTGGTGAAAGACTCTCTGCAATCCTGGCTAGGAGACGACCCCTTACCCGAGCTGATTCAGAAAATAAACAAGCCGGACGCTATCCCACTGTCCAGTACGGTGGTAATGAGGAACGGCCATCCGGCGCTGGTGGCCGCAGCGCGCATCACCACGGGTGATGACGCCAGGATCCCTGTTGTCCCCGGCCCGGCCTCGGTGCTGGTCTTTGTTGACGTGCTGGATGACCGTAAGCTCATCGCGCTGGGTGAAGAGTACGGTATCACCCAGACCCGCGTGCAGCACAAGGGGACGACGAAGCTGGCAGGGCGACGCGGAGTCGCAACGCTCCCCATTGATGGCCAGCAAATCACTTTTGAGTGGAAAAGCGAAGATCCGGGACGCGAGCTGCTGCGCTACATCCTGCCGCTGCTGATCCTGCTGGCGCTCTGTACCGCTATTCCCGGCGTAATGCTGGGACGCAACGCGCTCAAAAAGGCGCGGATGTATGATGAAAACACCTTTCTGCTGGCACAGAACCGCCTTGCCCTCACCGCCAGCGAACGCCGTTTTCGTGACGTAGCTGAGGCCACCACGGACTGGATCTGGGAGACTGACGCAGAGCTACGTTTTACCTGGCTTTCCGAGCGTTTTCCCGGCATTACCGGGCACAGCATATCGGCCTGGATCGGTCGCCCGCTCAGCGAGTTCATGGCCGCAGACAACCAGTCGCTGGCGGAGTGGATCACCCAGCCCGGCCAGACGGGCCATCGTCGTCTGCTGCACTGTCGCTATCTCTCCGTGATGGGCCACCAGCGCTACTGCCATATTGCGATCAAACCCGTCGTCACGCCGGAGGGGATAACCGGCTACCGTGGCACCGCCACGGATGTCACCCTGGAGGTCGAGGCGCAGGCGCGCGTTGAGTATCTCTCCCGCCACGACGAGCTCACCGGGCTGCCCAACCGGGTGCGAATGCGCGAATTTCTCGAGGGCAAGCTGCGGGCGCAGCCCACGCAGGCGCATCCTCTGGCGATGCTCAGCCTGGATCTCGATAAGTTTAAACCGGTCAACGATCTGTTCGGCCATAGCGCCGGGGATACCGTCCTGCATGAGGTCTCAGCCAGGCTACGGCACTGCATCCGTGATTACGATCTGGTGGCGCGCCAGGGCGGGGACGAATTTATTCTGATTATCTCGGACATTCATGACCGGCGGTACATTGATACCCTTTGCGAACGCATTATTGCCGAACTGACGCGCCCCTTCCTGATCAACGGGAATGAGATCGTGATCGGTGCCAGCATCGGGATCGCTATCGCGCCGCATGACGCCGTCGACGCGGGTGAACTCCTGCGCTTCTCGGACATCGCGTTGTACAAAGCCAAAAGCACTGGCCGCAACAGATGGGTGTTTTATACGCCTGAAATGGCCGAGCAGATGGTGCAGCGCCGGGAGATGGAACAGAGCCTGCGCGACGGTATTAAGAAAGAGCAGTTCCGTCTGGTTTACCAGCCGCGCTACGGCCATGACTCCTCACGGATCATCGCCGTAGAGGCGTTAATCCGCTGGGATCACCCTGAACTTGGCCTGATCATGCCGGATCAGTTTATTTCTCTCGCCGAAGAGACCGGGCTGATTATTCCTCTCAGCGACTGGGTGCTGAAGACCGCCTGTCGGGACGCGCAGCAGTCTCTACACGGCCTCTCTGTTTCAGTAAATATCTCTGCCGTCGAGTTCCAGTCCTGGCAGGTGGTGGACCGCATCCGGGATGCGCTGCAGCAGTCGCAGTTAGATCCGGCCCGGCTGGAGATCGAAATTACCGAAAATGCTACCCTGTGGAACCCGGAAAACAGCCTCGAAATCATGCTGGCGCTGAAGAAACTTGGCGTGAAGCTGCTGATGGACGATTTCGGGACCGGCTACTCCTCCCTGAGCTATCTGCGTAATTTCCCGTTCGATGGCATCAAGCTGGATAAATCCTTTATCGACGGCATGCCCGAAAGCGACAGCGCCAATACTATCGTCGAGAATATTATCGGCCTGGGCAAGGCCTTCTCGCTGAGTATTACGGCAGAAGGGGTGGAAACCGAAGGGCAGCTGCAGAAGCTGATGATGATGAAGTGCGATGAAACACAGGGCTATTTAATCAGCAGGCCGCTCAGCCTGGCGGCATTGCAGGAACAGATCGCCGCACTGGACTCGGCGGCACAGGGGCGGGTAGAGCAGAATTCACAAGGATAG